A portion of the Mus pahari chromosome 17, PAHARI_EIJ_v1.1, whole genome shotgun sequence genome contains these proteins:
- the Lgals1 gene encoding galectin-1, whose product MACGLVASNLNLKPGECLKVRGEVAPDAKSFVLNLGKDSNNLCLHFNPRFNAHGDANTIVCNSKEDGAWGTEHREPAFPFQPGSITEVCVTFDQADLTIKLPDGHEFKFPNRLNIEAINYMAADGDFKIKCMAFE is encoded by the exons ATGGCCTGC GGTCTGGTCGCCAGCAACCTGAATCTCAAACCTGGGGAATGTCTCAAAGTTCGGGGAGAGGTGGCCCCGGACGCCAAGAG CTTTGTGCTGAACCTGGGAAAAGACAGCAACAACCTGTGCCTACACTTCAATCCTCGCTTCAATGCCCATGGAGACGCCAACACCATTGTGTGTAACAGCAAGGAAGATGGGGCCTGGGGAACCGAACACCGGGAACCTGCCTTCCCCTTCCAGCCTGGGAGCATCACAGAG GTGTGCGTCACCtttgaccaggctgacctgacCATCAAGCTGCCAGACGGGCATGAGTTCAAGTTCCCCAACCGCCTCAACATAGAGGCCATCAACTACATGGCGGCGGACGGAGATTTCAAGATTAAGTGCATGGCCTTTGAATGA